One Colius striatus isolate bColStr4 chromosome 8, bColStr4.1.hap1, whole genome shotgun sequence genomic region harbors:
- the LBX1 gene encoding transcription factor LBX1, whose amino-acid sequence MTSKEEPKPSSGEERRRSPLDHLPPPANSNKPLTPFSIEDILNKPSVRRSYTLCGTAHLLSAAEKHPPAGLPLSGRALLSQTSPLCALEELASKTFKGLEVSVLQAAEGRDGMTIFGQRQTPKKRRKSRTAFTNHQIYELEKRFLYQKYLSPADRDQIAQQLGLTNAQVITWFQNRRAKLKRDLEEMKADVESAKKLGPNPAVDIVALAELEPNAEGRGKARAGSPPPPPAAARDPGAPPPPRPASPPTERPRSRRDSEEEEEEEEEDVEIDVDD is encoded by the exons ATGACTTCCAAAGAAGAACCCAAGCCCTCCTCGGGGGAGGAACGGCGGCGGAGCCCCTTGGATCACCTCCCACCGCCGGCCAACTCCAACAAGCCCCTCACCCCCTTCAGCATCGAGGACATCCTCAACAAGCCCTCGGTGCGGAGGAGTTACACCCTCTGCGGAACTGCCCACCTCCTCTCCGCCGCCGAGAAGCACCCCCCGGCCGGGCTGCCCCTCTCCGGCCGGGCGCTGCTCTCCCAAACCTCGCCCCTCTGCGCCCTGGAAGAACTGGCCAGCAAGACCTTCAAGGGGCTGGAAGTCAGCGTGCTGCAGGCGGCCGAAG GCAGGGACGGGATGACGATCTTCGGGCAGCGGCAAACGCCGAAGAAGCGTCGAAAGTCGCGGACGGCCTTCACCAACCACCAGATCTACGAGCTGGAGAAGCGGTTCCTCTACCAAAAATACCTGTCCCCGGCGGACCGGGACCAGATCGCCCAGCAGCTGGGGCTCACCAACGCCCAGGTCATCACCTGGTTCCAGAACCGCCGCGCCAAGCTCAAACGAGACCTGGAGGAGATGAAGGCCGACGTGGAATCGGCCAAAAAGCTGGGCCCCAACCCCGCCGTGGACATCGTGGCCTTGGCCGAGCTGGAGCCCAACGCCGAGGGAAGGGGCAAAGCGCGGGCCGgttccccgccgccgccccccgccgccgcccgggaCCCcggcgccccgccgccgccccgccccgcctcgcCCCCCACGGAGCGGCCCCGCAGCCGCCGGGACAgcgaagaggaggaggaggaggaggaggaggacgtGGAGATCGACGTGGATGACTGA